The Fusarium falciforme chromosome 10, complete sequence DNA segment CTGTGCTGGAGTGGGCTAGGGTGATGCCAACAAGGAACGGCCAGGTCTCTGCTTACCCCGTGCCAGCCAGAAACCCCAGCTTGTGGCCACTAACTGACGACGCCAGATTACATGATATGTGGGCAAAGGGTTCGGCTGCTGATGGCAATTTTCTTGGATTGGCTTCACTGAGAATCTCCTTTCATTGAACGGTATGGACTTATCGATCCTTGGCGCCTTAAAGATGATGCAGGTCGGCAAGGCACCTCTTTGATCAGCAACCCGCACTCTCCGTCGTTCGGAGCCACAGCATACTCAAGTCATTGGACATGAGCAACTGGGACGTTCGGGCGATCACGAAACGCATAGGTACAATCCCGTCAGCCCCATGTACACGTGAGAGGCATGCTCTGATCGATGGCAGGTTTGTGGGCAACACACGGTTGAAACACTATCAAGGCATAGAGCGGAACGTGCACGGCGTTCGATACCTGTAGCATGTTTCGTGAACTGTAGTGAATTGATGCTATCTTGGGTCTTGCTTATGGAGaagcaggagaagcaggagaAACCTGACAACAGGTCGGCGCAAGGGCAGTCTCCGGCACGGAGTGGCAGACCTACACCATGATGGTGGGAAACATTTGCTTGGCTCAGGGGACAACTGTCCAAAATAGTTTACGTGGGATAAGGGAGtgtggccttgatgatggaccGCTGCATCCATGGAGGCTGATAGCCTAGATGTCGCGGTGAGTAAGGGGCCGTCGATAACATCGCTTATTCTTCCTTGCAcaaaaatagaaataaaccATAGTGCATATTGGTAGATTTCAGAGTGAGTCAAGGATTTGGTTCACATCGGTCGCATGGTCACTTCACGGGAGGGTGGTTGGGTATCGTGATTGTCTTCAATTCTTTTTTGGGGGAGGCATTCGATTATTTTTTGTCAAATGACCAACATTTACTCCTCGGGGACTGTGTATTTGTTAGCATGCGCACTAGCAGGATGCCTTGTTGACTTACTCTCAATGTCACCACTGTCGATACCCTCAATGATAGTCTGAGGAGGCTTGCCGTCAACCTGGCAGCCAACACTGTAGGCAGTACCCAGAATCTCCTTGACAGtgcccttgagctccttggcgAAGGACTTGTAGCGCATGGTACGGGCAATCTCGACGATCTCGTCGAGGCTGACGGACTTGTTGTGCTTgatgttcttctccttcttgcgaTCACGGGGAGGCTCCTTCagagccttgatgatgagggaaGAAGCAGTGGGAACGACGGACACCGCAGCCTGACGGTTCTGGATGGTGAGCTTGACAGTCACGCGCAAGCCTTTCTGGGGTGAAATGTTAGTCCGAGTCTTTCGGTAGGCAATCGAGAGACATACCCAGTCACCGGTGGCCTTAGCAATGTCTTCTCCGACCTTCTTGGGAGAGAGACCCAGAGGACCAATCTTGGGAGCGAGAGCAGAGGAGGCACCGACCTCACCGCCAGTGGCGCGGAGGTGGCTGAGGTACGTTAGCCAAAAAATCTTGAGATATTTGGACATTGGTGCCAAACGTAcatgaccttgacctcgttgGGATCGAACTTGGGAGCTTTTCTCAGTGTTAGCAGGTCTGGACATCTTGACCAGAAAGGAGGGAGAACCAACGCATTGCGGCGTCGTTAAGGTCGGCAGAGGCTCGTGGTTTGCGTGCCGGGAAAGGAGAGTGAAGAAAGGTTGGGAAgtggttgaagaaggtgTTGAACTGAAAAATgggaagaggaaaaaaaaaatgaagCGAAGCGGTGTGCCCCACAAGCGTGCCCTAACTGAGCTGGAGCCGAGGAGGTAGCTTAGTCATCCAACGCCTTCACCTACCCAACCTTTCAGGTTAATTACCACCTATCAAGGGCTTTATCATGACTGAATTTTTTTGGTTGAGGGAATCCCGAGACCGTCGGGATATTCAAAGGCATTCACATTTTCCCCACGTTTGCGACTTCTTACGCTGAGTTGCTGCTTTTGGTTTCTGAGACTTGTACTCCGATCATGCTAATCTAAAGCCCGCGTCTCACGGGTGGATAAACTCTTTCTCAACTATCGCGTCCACCATTATCACCGCGCCAGTCTATAAGGTGGATATCATCTTCGTTCTCAGTGCCAGTGATAACATTTATTAGTTCTCCCGATGACACAATGTGAGCCGTCATGCTCATGCACGGAGGTATAACTCTCATGTTTGAGCATGTGGACCATCTTAGTTGGTTCCGCTAACAGCAAGCCTAAATGTATTGTCAGCGAAAAGTGAATAATTGAAACGGGAGCTAGTGTAACGCCGTACTTCATTAGGTGGTCCATAAAGGTCTGCAAAGATACGTCATCAGTGAAGATGGTTTGTGCAGTTGTAGCCCCAACACCGCCATAGGGACCGGTTGTGTGGGTAGTCGATGGGTTGAGCTTGGATAGGAGGAAACGAGCCTGAGATCCCCCAGCATCGCAGACGATGAATCGCGGAAGGGGGAATCGGTCTGTGATGAGATCCTTCAAGGAGTAAGCAGCATGTTCGATGTGCATGTGAGGGATTGACTTACACGAGCGTCTTCTTTGGGCTGTTCTAGGAGACCAGCAAAGTTCTCGTAGCCTTCCTGATCCTGGTATCCGGCTTTCCTCCACTCTGCAATTGTCTCTCCATGAAAGATCAGAATGTGGAAGAAggtgtcgaggagaaggatatGGGTTGGCTGAATAGAGGCCGAGTCCAGCAGCACAGGTTGACCACCATCCTGGTCAAATGTGTACGAGTCTAGAGTAGGCTGGATCATGACGAGAGAGTTGCTCACATCCTCATGGTTCAGCACATGACGGTAGAAAGCTGTTTCGTCTGGCGAGTTGTTGAACACCTGGAGGAACTGGCTTCGACGGAGGTGGAACATGAACTGCGGGTACAGAGTGAAGTTCTTCTCCAGTCGGAAGGAGGATGGGTCATCTTTGCGGTAGTCGGCAAACCTCGAACAGAGCCGAATCAACATTCTATCAACCCAGCGCAGTACGTCCGGGCCATCATCGACTTCAGCCTTGAAGACGGCGATCCGCGACATGAGAACTGCGGCAGCTTCTTGGTCGAATGACTGAGCAATGGCGGGGTCGCCGGCGGGACTGCTCAAGGGCCTTGAAATCGTGGTGACACGAAGATGGAACTGGCCAGAGGAGTGTTGGTAGTATGTAAGGAATTGCATCATGCCGTTCTGTGGCGCCTGTTGATGTGTTGCAGGACCCTGGCCAGCGATTTCAAAGTAGATTCCGTAGCTCGACTTCGGGTCAATGCCACACATCTTCCAGGAGCAGGTGTTGCCGATTCCGCATTCTGTTTCGCCGACGGATATGGACTTCTTGTTGAGAGAAACAGCATGTCCGATCAAGCCAGTGACCTTCAGTTCCTTGGTGGTCAGCACTTCAAGCACAGCGTTGAATCCCATCAATAGGttgtcatcgccatcctTTTCAAAGATCCTCACGAAGGATTGCTTGAACATGGAAGAAGTGAAGCTGTCAGTAAGAATCATATGACCACCTGTTGAGTTGCACAGCCCCTTCATTTCCAGCAGGCCGACCTGATCAAGGCAGCCCGCAAAAATGTCGATGATATGCCCGTTGTGAGCTGTTCGTTTGGCCAAGTTGTCATAGAACTATGGCATTATGGTGAGTTATGGACTAAACACGACAACTGGGTCCTTTAACCTTACCTTCAAGGCTTTCTTGTAGTACTTGACGTTGTCTCGGTCAATATCATGGTGCGATCGGATGGGCTCTCTCAGTTCGGGTCCGACAACCATACCAGGACCTTCGGTCGCAGGTCCGCCGGCAAAAAGCATGATGCGGCCACCAGCATTTTGGAATGACGACTCCATGAGGCCCACAGCGACACTGAGGGCAACACCGGTGCATCGAAGGTTGCGTCGATCGTTGGCAACAGGCCAGGGGTCTTTCTGGAGAGACTCCAGCGCCTTTGTCAGCTGAAATTCAGCCTGCTGGACAGGCAAGAGGAATCGAGATGCCGGCCCAGCAGGGAAGGGCCGGCCAGGTTGGGGCTGCATGCCGGGCCGGAGACCAGACGTTGAGAGTCCAAGCATCTCTTGCACCTGCTTTGCAGTGTATTCCTTGCTGCCTCGGAACACGTAAGATTTGGCGCATTCTTCATAGCCAATTTCGTGCACATGAGCCTACATCACTGTTAAAGTTGGGGCTCGAAGATGGGAAAGCCCATTACGTACCATGGTGCCGTATGTGATGAGGCCAACGAGCGAGTTCTCAGGTaacaagctcaagctcatgACCAAAGACTCTTTCAGGGAGGCGAGGCTGTCTGCCTCCTGGCACATGTCCACCACATATAGGAAGATCGGAGGTGCCGGGGCAGGCCGCGAGAGGCGGTATTCGATGGTTGTGTTCGCGGGGTGTAGCTCGGGAGGGATAGCGTTGGCGGTGATGTCTTTGTAGTGGGGAGGAAGCTGGTTTCGCGATAGACAAAAAGGACAGATCCAAACTCTGGCGCGCACATCGACTTGGCTGTTAGAAGCTGTCAGCGAGAGGAAGCAAGAGAGTGTGGTACCGCACAAGACTCACCAGAAGGGGTTCAACACCGAGCGACAAGGCTGTTTGCAGGTGACAGGCTCAAAGTGGAGGAGAGGAGTATcgggcttctccttcaaGGGAGTGTAGAGTGCGCCGATCGGAACAACGAGCCTTGAAGCTTCCTGTGAAAGGAGTTAGTTGGCAAAAAGTGAGGCACTCATTGAACCCTACCATTCGAGAGCTGGGAAAGGTATTCCAACTCAACCGGACACCATCGCGATCTTCTACCTCGCCCCATTGCTCCTTTGCCGTCTCGTAGTCCATCGTGACAGTTGTGCACAATAAGGAGACGCAAGATTTGTAAAAAAGGCGGGTGTTCAATGGCTCGCGTTGTCGATCTGAAGAGATTCGTGAGAGGAGAACGAGGGAAAGTTAGAGGGCGATAGCTCTTGGAGCTGTCTGAGCTGCCAAACCGGCTGGGCGATCTTCGGCGCAGTTGATAGTGGGTGGGTTGTTGACAAGGTGGCCGCCCCGTTATAGAGATATGGAAGCAGAGGTGATAGATACGTATCTTTTCTAATGCTATGACTATAGTGGGAGGTAATAGGTTTTTACCTACCCTTCCGTATGGGGCTTAGGTAGCTAACCTGATCtaggctttattattagactacttttaaggtataagtttaattatttactataaaagatattaaaactactaatcctttaatatttatataaattaaaaaatatatattatatatttatttaaataaattaaattagtaaaattaataaatatttatttattactatgtataatattaactcttaatattaactcttaatagaagtattttttaaatttattaaatttttatattaaatttaagtttattttaaagttaataatataaataaaatatatattttaatataattatattaaagctatatagctaaatattacttaattatataacttttttaaattttttaattagtattataaaaaattttaatatatgatataaaacttaattattattaaaattattataataattattattaattatataattatatataagtatataatatattgtaatataaataaaatataataaatatattttataagtaaggtaattaagctagtataattaataagatttcttaggattattataaataagaaactatattaataaaaatat contains these protein-coding regions:
- a CDS encoding 60S ribosomal protein L12 encodes the protein MPPKFDPNEVKVIHLRATGGEVGASSALAPKIGPLGLSPKKVGEDIAKATGDWKGLRVTVKLTIQNRQAAVSVVPTASSLIIKALKEPPRDRKKEKNIKHNKSVSLDEIVEIARTMRYKSFAKELKGTVKEILGTAYSVGCQVDGKPPQTIIEGIDSGDIEIPEE
- a CDS encoding Protein transport protein SEC23 — translated: MDYETAKEQWGEVEDRDGVRLSWNTFPSSRMEASRLVVPIGALYTPLKEKPDTPLLHFEPVTCKQPCRSVLNPFCQVDVRARVWICPFCLSRNQLPPHYKDITANAIPPELHPANTTIEYRLSRPAPAPPIFLYVVDMCQEADSLASLKESLVMSLSLLPENSLVGLITYGTMAHVHEIGYEECAKSYVFRGSKEYTAKQVQEMLGLSTSGLRPGMQPQPGRPFPAGPASRFLLPVQQAEFQLTKALESLQKDPWPVANDRRNLRCTGVALSVAVGLMESSFQNAGGRIMLFAGGPATEGPGMVVGPELREPIRSHHDIDRDNVKYYKKALKFYDNLAKRTAHNGHIIDIFAGCLDQVGLLEMKGLCNSTGGHMILTDSFTSSMFKQSFVRIFEKDGDDNLLMGFNAVLEVLTTKELKVTGLIGHAVSLNKKSISVGETECGIGNTCSWKMCGIDPKSSYGIYFEIAGQGPATHQQAPQNGMMQFLTYYQHSSGQFHLRVTTISRPLSSPAGDPAIAQSFDQEAAAVLMSRIAVFKAEVDDGPDVLRWVDRMLIRLCSRFADYRKDDPSSFRLEKNFTLYPQFMFHLRRSQFLQVFNNSPDETAFYRHVLNHEDVSNSLVMIQPTLDSYTFDQDGGQPVLLDSASIQPTHILLLDTFFHILIFHGETIAEWRKAGYQDQEGYENFAGLLEQPKEDARDLITDRFPLPRFIVCDAGGSQARFLLSKLNPSTTHTTGPYGGVGATTAQTIFTDDVSLQTFMDHLMKLAVSGTN